The Brachybacterium huguangmaarense genome contains a region encoding:
- a CDS encoding LuxR C-terminal-related transcriptional regulator gives MTPTAATDTDPAPETAPIRVLVVDDHRIFAQGVAAEITSGPGDVVVVGAAHDVDTAITAARSLGPDVVLLDVHLPGGAGGGGAEVAEALQEVTTPAGAPVRCLGLSVSDAEEDVLEVIRAGARGYVTKSITGAELIDALHRVADGDAVFSPRLAGFVLDAFRGSAPPVPTELDLLSPREQEVMRLIARGYTYREAASALFISDRTVETHVSSVLRKLQLTNRYELSRWARDRRVI, from the coding sequence ATGACACCGACCGCAGCGACCGACACCGACCCCGCGCCGGAGACCGCGCCCATCCGCGTGCTCGTGGTCGACGACCACCGGATCTTCGCCCAGGGCGTCGCCGCCGAGATCACGAGCGGGCCGGGCGACGTGGTCGTGGTCGGGGCCGCCCACGACGTCGACACCGCGATCACGGCGGCCCGCTCGCTCGGGCCGGACGTCGTGCTGCTCGACGTGCATCTGCCCGGCGGCGCCGGAGGCGGCGGCGCGGAGGTGGCCGAGGCCCTCCAGGAGGTCACCACGCCGGCAGGCGCGCCCGTGCGCTGCCTGGGCCTGTCGGTCTCGGACGCCGAGGAGGACGTGCTCGAGGTGATCCGGGCGGGTGCCCGCGGCTACGTCACGAAGTCGATCACGGGCGCGGAGCTGATCGACGCGCTGCACCGGGTGGCCGACGGGGACGCCGTCTTCTCGCCCCGCCTCGCGGGCTTCGTGCTCGACGCCTTCCGCGGATCGGCCCCGCCCGTCCCCACCGAGCTGGACCTGCTGTCCCCGCGCGAGCAGGAGGTGATGCGCCTGATCGCCCGCGGCTACACGTACCGGGAGGCGGCGTCGGCGCTGTTCATCTCCGACCGCACCGTCGAGACCCACGTCTCGAGCGTGCTGCGCAAGCTCCAGCTGACCAACCGCTACGAGCTCTCCCGCTGGGCGCGCGACCGCCGCGTGATCTGA
- a CDS encoding PspC domain-containing protein, with protein MSSPDPAPEADPSAAAAADRERSAGRPADDADPVLDDMTPSPSDDELYRAVARVPTADEPRAAALRGGVLRRPGEGHIAGVCAALATAGGLPPRLVQLTAIGLLALGVGLPLYLLLALLLPRERVDGPEETHRIDVPLVALARLRPGRGDVLSALAVIPAAVAGYFWLVFVSFQEAAPLRLLIPIVAVAVGVLVWGAVRARRARSAYLFAELGRRAGVLDDAELARTVAELRRYAPRAWSNERPDRAAPAPAVPPARRSTRTRRASRLPRSVSRPRPLGARAAAGAIGILLVVGTVAFILVALFPYLAPGLASTGTLPGIGRLGAAAAVTTVAAGALLIGIGIGRRRSLAISLVGVLAFATFAASVVWVRLTDDSDSSPLVVAVDAYAPGYVDACATDGPRRWNRTVVIDLSAMTDPAAQSPTPLERWRAENPGSDDDDAYLTMVIACSRAVGDVRVVLPPFAADVDIRSTLTSSMGEIDGDVPVSGTPASPLSPSVELTGSLGTGDLTFTRESA; from the coding sequence ATGAGCTCGCCCGATCCCGCGCCCGAGGCCGACCCGTCGGCCGCCGCGGCCGCGGACCGCGAGCGCTCCGCGGGACGACCGGCCGACGACGCCGATCCCGTGCTCGACGACATGACCCCCTCGCCGTCCGACGACGAGCTGTACCGCGCGGTCGCGCGCGTCCCCACGGCCGACGAGCCGCGCGCCGCCGCCCTGCGCGGCGGTGTGCTGCGACGGCCGGGCGAAGGGCACATCGCGGGCGTGTGCGCGGCCCTCGCCACGGCCGGCGGCCTGCCCCCGCGGCTCGTCCAGCTGACCGCGATCGGCTTGCTCGCCCTCGGCGTCGGCCTGCCGCTCTACCTGCTGCTCGCCCTGCTCCTGCCGCGCGAGCGCGTCGACGGGCCCGAGGAGACGCATCGCATCGACGTGCCGCTGGTCGCGCTCGCCCGCCTCAGGCCGGGCCGCGGGGACGTCCTGAGCGCGCTCGCCGTGATCCCCGCGGCCGTCGCCGGCTACTTCTGGCTCGTCTTCGTCTCCTTCCAGGAGGCGGCCCCGCTGCGCCTGCTGATCCCGATCGTCGCGGTCGCCGTCGGGGTGCTGGTCTGGGGCGCGGTGCGCGCCCGCCGTGCCCGCTCGGCCTACCTGTTCGCCGAGCTGGGACGCCGTGCGGGCGTGCTCGACGACGCCGAGCTCGCCCGCACGGTCGCCGAGCTGCGCCGCTACGCCCCGCGCGCGTGGAGCAACGAGCGCCCCGATCGCGCCGCCCCGGCGCCCGCCGTCCCTCCGGCACGCCGGTCGACGCGCACGCGACGTGCCTCCCGCCTGCCCCGCTCGGTCTCGCGCCCCCGGCCCCTCGGCGCCCGCGCCGCCGCCGGGGCCATCGGCATCCTGCTGGTCGTCGGCACTGTCGCCTTCATCCTGGTCGCCCTGTTCCCCTACCTCGCGCCGGGCCTGGCGAGCACCGGCACGCTGCCCGGGATCGGACGGCTCGGCGCGGCCGCGGCCGTCACCACGGTCGCCGCGGGCGCCCTGCTCATCGGCATCGGGATCGGCCGCCGCCGCAGCCTCGCCATCTCGCTGGTCGGCGTGCTCGCCTTCGCGACCTTCGCGGCGAGCGTGGTCTGGGTGCGCCTGACCGACGACTCCGACTCCTCCCCGCTCGTGGTGGCGGTCGACGCCTATGCGCCCGGCTACGTCGACGCGTGCGCGACCGACGGGCCGCGGCGATGGAACCGCACGGTCGTGATCGACCTGTCGGCCATGACGGACCCGGCGGCGCAGTCCCCGACCCCGCTCGAGCGCTGGCGCGCCGAGAACCCGGGCTCGGACGACGACGATGCGTACCTCACGATGGTGATCGCGTGCAGCCGCGCCGTCGGCGACGTGCGCGTCGTGCTGCCGCCGTTCGCGGCCGACGTCGACATCCGCTCGACGCTCACCTCCTCGATGGGGGAGATCGACGGCGACGTGCCCGTCTCCGGCACCCCCGCCTCGCCCCTGTCCCCGTCCGTCGAGCTGACCGGCTCGCTCGGCACGGGGGACCTCACCTTCACCCGGGAGTCGGCATGA
- a CDS encoding ATP-binding protein, with amino-acid sequence MTALHPPDASSWTRVRAGSVLTGSCAALARVLGLPVRGVRIAFLLGSAVAIPAIPMLGAWYEFSTAGTVALGIGSPFVLGYLALWWALPLDRATERRAALEASSSAVRGRPAAAGAAEQATVGGAPGRQLSRWLALAAVVGLGLIVVVTAVVLPFGGAILGGQNLFGSSLAGYRGLVIAASGIVAAGIALGILPLEAVDRARWGGRVRAMPRLILAALGTALGLLILGALWLVILLFGGTAALVTLVISAGVLGLLAVVFVPWARHLWVGMREETEERALVQQRSEFTAHLHDSVLQTLTLLQKPGTDPEAVRLLARRQERELRRWLYRDGMTEPETPTDVREAVISLCEDIEDTQGVDVHVVVIGNAPLREVMRPLLGALRESTVNACRHGRVGVDVFVDVAPDRIEAFVRDRGPGFDLDAVPEDRLGVRESIIGRMTRAGGSASVRRAPGGGTEIALSLDTPTRSTR; translated from the coding sequence ATGACCGCCCTCCACCCGCCCGATGCGAGCTCCTGGACGCGCGTGCGCGCCGGGAGCGTGCTGACGGGATCGTGCGCGGCGCTCGCGCGCGTTCTGGGGCTGCCGGTGCGCGGGGTGCGGATTGCCTTCCTGTTGGGATCGGCGGTGGCGATCCCCGCGATCCCCATGCTCGGGGCGTGGTACGAGTTCTCGACGGCCGGGACCGTCGCGCTCGGGATCGGCTCGCCCTTCGTCCTGGGCTACCTCGCGCTGTGGTGGGCCCTCCCCCTCGACCGGGCGACCGAGCGGCGCGCGGCCCTCGAGGCCTCGTCCTCCGCCGTGCGCGGTCGGCCCGCGGCGGCGGGAGCCGCCGAGCAGGCCACCGTGGGCGGCGCCCCGGGCCGCCAGCTCTCGCGCTGGCTCGCGCTGGCCGCCGTGGTGGGGCTGGGCCTGATCGTCGTGGTGACCGCCGTCGTGCTGCCCTTCGGCGGGGCCATCCTGGGCGGGCAGAACCTGTTCGGCTCCTCGCTCGCCGGGTACCGCGGACTCGTGATCGCCGCGAGCGGCATCGTCGCCGCGGGCATCGCCCTGGGGATCCTGCCGCTCGAGGCCGTCGACCGGGCCCGCTGGGGCGGCCGCGTCCGGGCCATGCCGCGCCTCATCCTCGCGGCCCTCGGCACCGCGCTGGGCCTGCTCATCCTCGGCGCGCTCTGGCTCGTGATCCTCCTGTTCGGCGGCACCGCGGCCCTCGTCACGCTCGTCATCTCGGCGGGCGTGCTCGGCCTGCTCGCCGTGGTGTTCGTGCCGTGGGCGCGGCATCTGTGGGTCGGCATGCGCGAGGAGACGGAGGAGCGCGCCCTCGTCCAGCAGCGCAGCGAGTTCACCGCCCACCTGCACGACTCGGTGCTGCAGACCCTCACCCTCCTGCAGAAGCCCGGCACCGACCCCGAGGCCGTGCGGCTGCTCGCCCGACGCCAGGAGCGCGAGCTGCGGCGCTGGCTCTACCGCGACGGCATGACCGAGCCCGAGACCCCGACCGACGTGCGCGAGGCCGTGATCTCCCTGTGCGAGGACATCGAGGACACCCAGGGCGTCGACGTGCACGTGGTCGTGATCGGCAACGCCCCGCTGCGGGAGGTCATGCGCCCCCTGCTCGGCGCGCTGCGCGAGTCGACCGTCAACGCGTGCCGGCACGGGCGCGTGGGCGTGGACGTCTTCGTCGACGTCGCCCCGGACCGGATCGAGGCGTTCGTGCGCGACCGCGGCCCCGGCTTCGACCTCGACGCCGTGCCCGAGGACCGGCTGGGCGTGCGTGAGTCGATCATCGGCCGCATGACCCGCGCGGGCGGCTCGGCGTCCGTCCGCCGCGCCCCCGGCGGCGGCACCGAGATCGCCCTGTCCCTGGACACCCCCACGAGGAGCACCCGATGA
- a CDS encoding restriction endonuclease: MTNSAWVVRAGRYGERDEWAIENGCSGGGWSEVPDLTNAESRADVDAIVNEVYTAESQGARTNATSQLWALRGRMNIGDLMALPVKATHEIALGRVVSGYSYSADDDPGKRHVVAVDWQRRVPRSAIKQDLLYTLGSALTVFSPSRNNAVARLEHVLATGEDIGSSGLSPRGDAVPVAKPSPSSVGDVVDEPESQPDIDVIAQDQITTRIAVEFSGHGLAHLVAVLLEAEGFDTDEAPPGADGGIDITAGQGLLGLESPKLIVQVKTGQVASEVVAQLNGLVHTQGADYGLLATWTGLSRAAREAVKHQRFRVKVWDSTDIVERVLKNYEKLPEDVAERIPLRRVWMLKDA; encoded by the coding sequence ATGACGAACAGCGCATGGGTTGTCCGCGCCGGCCGGTACGGGGAACGGGACGAGTGGGCCATCGAGAACGGCTGCTCAGGCGGAGGGTGGTCGGAGGTCCCCGACCTCACGAACGCCGAGTCTCGAGCCGACGTGGATGCGATCGTGAATGAGGTGTACACAGCCGAGTCACAGGGCGCACGCACCAACGCCACGTCACAGCTCTGGGCACTTCGGGGACGTATGAACATCGGCGATCTCATGGCGCTCCCCGTCAAGGCAACCCATGAGATCGCGCTCGGGCGCGTGGTCTCCGGTTACAGCTATAGCGCGGACGACGACCCGGGCAAGCGTCATGTCGTCGCCGTTGACTGGCAGCGGCGGGTGCCCCGATCGGCCATCAAACAGGACCTTCTGTATACGTTGGGAAGCGCACTGACGGTCTTCTCGCCTTCCCGCAACAATGCGGTCGCCCGGTTGGAACATGTCTTGGCGACAGGCGAGGACATCGGGTCGTCCGGACTCTCCCCGCGAGGTGACGCAGTACCGGTCGCGAAACCCTCCCCGTCGTCAGTGGGCGATGTCGTCGACGAGCCCGAGTCTCAACCGGACATCGACGTGATCGCGCAAGACCAGATCACGACCCGCATCGCAGTGGAGTTCTCAGGCCATGGCCTCGCGCATCTTGTCGCAGTGCTGCTCGAAGCGGAGGGCTTCGACACCGACGAAGCTCCGCCCGGTGCCGACGGAGGCATCGACATCACGGCGGGGCAGGGACTTCTCGGCCTGGAGTCTCCGAAGCTGATCGTGCAGGTCAAGACCGGCCAGGTCGCCTCCGAGGTCGTGGCACAGCTCAACGGGCTCGTACACACGCAGGGCGCGGACTACGGCTTGCTGGCAACGTGGACGGGGCTGTCGAGAGCGGCTCGTGAGGCCGTCAAGCACCAGCGTTTCCGCGTGAAGGTGTGGGACTCCACGGACATCGTTGAGCGGGTGCTCAAGAACTACGAGAAGCTCCCTGAAGACGTCGCTGAGCGGATTCCTCTGCGACGAGTCTGGATGCTCAAGGACGCATAG